The proteins below are encoded in one region of Ferruginibacter lapsinanis:
- the hisC gene encoding histidinol-phosphate transaminase produces the protein MFNLDKLVRENIKSLKPYSSARHEFTGKASVFLDANENAYGSPLERDSYNRYPDPLQWQVKFALTKIKGVPAENIFIGTGSDEVIDLAYRIFCNPGGVDNVIICPPTYGMYEVSANINDVAIKKVNLTPDFQLDVEGILNAVDDNTKLLFICSPNNPTGNNMNREDVEILLNNFPGIVIIDEAYINYSKQKTFIQELTEYPNLIVMQTLSKAWGLAALRLGLAYASMDIIDLLNKTKPPYNVNDASQQLALLALQNTDQVNNWIKEVVVEKDKLVKELSTLSFVEKIFPSDANFILIRVNDADKIYTYLTDNEIVVRNRTKEVLCENCLRITVGTPAENILLIQTLKNYKG, from the coding sequence ATGTTCAACTTAGATAAACTAGTACGGGAAAATATAAAAAGCTTAAAACCTTATTCATCTGCAAGACATGAATTTACGGGGAAGGCCTCGGTGTTTTTAGATGCGAATGAAAATGCATACGGTTCTCCATTAGAAAGAGATAGCTACAATCGTTATCCTGATCCGTTGCAATGGCAGGTGAAATTTGCTTTGACAAAAATTAAAGGAGTTCCTGCAGAAAATATTTTTATTGGTACAGGAAGTGATGAAGTGATCGATCTGGCATATCGTATTTTTTGTAACCCCGGTGGTGTTGATAATGTGATCATTTGTCCGCCTACTTATGGTATGTATGAAGTAAGTGCAAACATCAATGATGTGGCTATAAAAAAAGTAAACCTTACGCCGGATTTTCAATTAGATGTTGAAGGAATATTAAATGCCGTTGATGATAACACTAAGCTTTTATTCATCTGCTCTCCGAATAACCCTACTGGTAATAATATGAACAGGGAAGATGTAGAAATTTTACTGAATAATTTTCCCGGAATAGTGATCATTGATGAGGCTTATATCAATTATTCAAAACAGAAAACATTTATACAAGAGCTCACAGAATATCCCAATTTGATCGTAATGCAAACATTGTCAAAGGCATGGGGATTGGCGGCACTTAGATTGGGATTGGCTTATGCTTCAATGGATATCATTGATCTGTTGAACAAAACAAAGCCTCCGTATAATGTAAACGATGCTTCACAACAATTAGCATTACTAGCACTGCAAAATACAGACCAGGTGAATAACTGGATCAAAGAAGTAGTAGTAGAAAAGGATAAATTAGTAAAGGAATTGAGTACTTTGTCTTTCGTAGAAAAGATATTTCCTAGTGATGCCAATTTTATTTTAATAAGAGTAAATGATGCAGATAAAATATATACTTATTTAACCGATAATGAAATTGTAGTGCGTAACAGAACAAAAGAAGTTTTGTGTGAAAATTGTTTACGTATCACAGTTGGTACGCCTGCTGAAAATATTTTATTAATACAAACACTTAAAAATTATAAAGGGTGA
- a CDS encoding four helix bundle protein, translated as MTTQKFQELIVWQKAHQFVLGVYKYIKRFPKEEVYALSSQFKRAAVSIPANIAEGYKKRGKADKARFMNIAQGSLEECQYYLILSYDLGYGENEDLRLLLNEVGKMLESYNQKILNSIS; from the coding sequence ATGACAACACAAAAGTTTCAGGAATTAATTGTTTGGCAAAAAGCACATCAGTTTGTGCTAGGAGTTTACAAATACATAAAGAGATTTCCGAAGGAAGAAGTATATGCTTTATCATCTCAATTTAAAAGAGCCGCTGTTTCTATTCCGGCTAATATAGCAGAAGGCTATAAAAAAAGAGGAAAGGCTGATAAAGCGAGGTTTATGAATATTGCTCAGGGTTCTTTAGAAGAATGTCAATACTATTTAATTTTATCATATGATCTAGGATATGGAGAGAATGAAGATTTAAGACTATTGTTAAATGAGGTTGGTAAAATGCTGGAGTCTTACAATCAAAAAATTCTAAATTCTATATCCTAA
- the hisD gene encoding histidinol dehydrogenase, producing MERVYIEPKRSEWNQILQRPAFDSSSLEATVGNILNDVKQNGDVAVKKYAAQFDGVELNELKVTEAEIAEAVLLVDEKLKQAIQQAKKNIEAFHTIQKETIQKVETTPGVVCWRKSIAIQKVGLYIPGGSAPLFSTLLMLGIPAVLAGSKEIVVCTPSGKDGKVNPVILYTAQLIGLKNIYKIGGVQAIGAMAYGTATVPQVYKIFGPGNQYVTCAKQLVNKAGIAIDMPAGPSEVAVYADETSNAAFIAADLLSQAEHGADSQVVLVASSEFLVKAVQAEVEKQLKELPRKDIAIKALQHSRYIVVKNVDDAFELLNEYAAEHLIIASDNALALAEKVTNAGSVFIGHYSPESVGDYASGTNHTLPTNGYAKAYSGVSLDSFFKKVTFQQLTKEGINNIGNTVEIMAAAEGLDAHKNAVTVRLDSLKNIE from the coding sequence ATGGAAAGAGTTTATATTGAACCGAAGAGAAGTGAGTGGAATCAAATTCTGCAGCGTCCTGCTTTTGATAGCAGTTCGTTAGAAGCTACTGTAGGTAATATTTTAAATGATGTTAAACAAAATGGAGATGTTGCAGTAAAAAAATATGCGGCACAATTTGATGGGGTTGAACTGAATGAGTTGAAAGTAACAGAAGCTGAAATTGCCGAAGCAGTTTTGTTGGTGGATGAAAAATTAAAACAAGCTATTCAGCAAGCAAAAAAAAATATTGAAGCTTTTCATACTATTCAAAAAGAGACAATTCAAAAAGTTGAAACAACTCCCGGTGTTGTATGTTGGAGAAAATCAATCGCTATTCAAAAAGTAGGATTGTATATTCCGGGAGGATCTGCACCTTTATTTTCCACTTTGTTGATGTTAGGAATACCTGCTGTGCTGGCAGGTTCTAAAGAGATCGTTGTTTGTACGCCTTCGGGTAAAGATGGAAAAGTAAATCCCGTTATTTTATATACAGCGCAATTGATCGGCTTAAAAAATATTTATAAGATCGGTGGTGTGCAAGCCATTGGTGCAATGGCTTATGGAACAGCAACCGTTCCACAGGTGTATAAAATTTTCGGTCCGGGAAATCAGTATGTAACCTGTGCTAAACAATTGGTAAATAAAGCCGGTATTGCAATTGATATGCCTGCCGGTCCGAGTGAAGTGGCGGTATATGCGGATGAGACAAGTAACGCTGCTTTCATTGCTGCCGACCTGTTAAGTCAGGCGGAACATGGTGCAGATAGTCAGGTTGTTTTGGTTGCCAGTTCTGAGTTCTTAGTTAAGGCAGTTCAGGCTGAGGTAGAAAAACAATTAAAAGAACTGCCGAGAAAAGATATTGCAATAAAAGCGTTGCAACATAGCAGATACATTGTGGTCAAAAATGTAGATGATGCATTTGAATTATTGAATGAATATGCTGCAGAGCATTTGATCATTGCTTCAGATAACGCTTTGGCTCTGGCTGAAAAAGTAACCAATGCAGGAAGTGTTTTTATCGGACATTATTCTCCTGAAAGTGTAGGTGATTATGCTTCAGGAACAAATCATACATTGCCTACAAATGGTTATGCAAAAGCATATAGCGGCGTTTCGTTGGATAGTTTTTTTAAGAAAGTAACTTTTCAACAATTAACAAAGGAAGGAATTAATAATATTGGAAATACGGTAGAAATTATGGCAGCTGCTGAAGGGCTGGATGCTCATAAGAATGCAGTAACTGTAAGATTGGATAGTCTTAAGAATATTGAATAA
- the hisG gene encoding ATP phosphoribosyltransferase, protein MLKIAIQKSGRLFEDSIKLLKECGIEISNGNKQLKTVADNFPLEIYFLRDDDIPQYVYDGVADIGIVGENVLLEKNKDIDLVYRLGFGKCRLSIAVPKGVEYSSIQDLQGLKIATTYSTILQNFLTEKKINAEIHEISGSVEIAPGIGLAHAICDLVSSGSTLFTNGLKEVEVILKSEAVLTANKNLSPEQKEILEKLLLRINAVKKAKNSKYIMLNAPNHQLKNISAVLPGMKSPTIVPLPEEGWSSVQSVVNENDFWDIIEKLKSFEAEGIIVLPIEKMIV, encoded by the coding sequence ATGCTAAAAATAGCAATTCAAAAATCAGGAAGACTTTTCGAAGATTCAATCAAATTGTTAAAAGAGTGCGGTATTGAAATTAGTAATGGAAATAAGCAATTGAAAACAGTTGCGGATAATTTTCCGCTGGAAATTTATTTTTTACGAGATGATGATATTCCTCAATATGTGTATGATGGTGTTGCCGATATTGGTATTGTTGGTGAAAATGTTTTGCTTGAAAAAAACAAGGATATTGACCTGGTGTATCGTTTAGGTTTTGGTAAATGCCGCTTGAGCATTGCTGTGCCTAAAGGAGTTGAATATAGCTCTATTCAGGATCTGCAAGGTTTGAAAATTGCCACTACTTATTCAACTATTTTGCAAAATTTTTTAACAGAAAAAAAGATCAATGCAGAGATACATGAGATCAGTGGTTCTGTAGAAATAGCACCGGGCATTGGTTTAGCGCATGCTATTTGTGACCTGGTAAGTAGCGGAAGTACGCTGTTTACAAACGGTTTGAAAGAGGTAGAAGTTATATTAAAATCAGAGGCAGTTTTAACAGCAAATAAAAATTTGTCACCCGAACAAAAAGAGATACTCGAAAAATTATTGTTGCGTATTAATGCGGTTAAAAAAGCAAAGAACAGTAAATACATCATGTTGAATGCGCCGAACCATCAGTTAAAAAATATTTCGGCTGTACTACCCGGTATGAAAAGCCCTACCATTGTGCCTTTGCCGGAAGAAGGATGGAGTAGTGTACAAAGTGTAGTGAATGAAAATGATTTTTGGGATATTATTGAAAAACTGAAAAGTTTTGAGGCAGAAGGTATTATTGTTTTGCCAATTGAAAAGATGATCGTTTAA
- a CDS encoding dipeptide epimerase, protein MKVSYKSYSLPFKHPFTISKGTKTHQPTLIVALEHFGFVGYGEAPAINYYDITVEKMIEDLERKKIFVEKFAFSDPERYWHYLHHLFPANPFLVCALDMAGWDLYGKIKRQQLHQLWNLDTAKAPLTDFTIGIDSIDNMVAKMQEQPWPIYKIKVGVENDIEMVAALRKHTDAIFRVDANAGWTLEQATQKIPLLKDLGVEFIEQPLAKDDWDGMKALFDASPLPLIADESCVKESDVEKCYQHFHGINIKLTKCSGITPARNMIKRARELSMKVMVGCMNESSVGTGAIAQLAPLLDYVDMDGPLLLSEDIAEGVKFDFGRILYTDSPGLGVIPENF, encoded by the coding sequence ATGAAAGTTTCTTACAAATCATACAGCCTTCCTTTTAAACATCCTTTTACCATTTCTAAAGGAACAAAAACGCATCAGCCAACTTTAATTGTTGCGTTGGAGCATTTTGGTTTCGTGGGATATGGTGAGGCACCTGCTATCAATTACTACGATATCACAGTAGAAAAAATGATAGAAGACCTTGAAAGAAAAAAAATCTTTGTAGAAAAATTCGCTTTCTCAGATCCCGAAAGATACTGGCATTACTTACATCATTTATTTCCTGCAAATCCTTTTTTAGTTTGTGCCTTGGATATGGCGGGCTGGGATCTGTATGGTAAAATAAAACGTCAGCAATTACACCAGTTGTGGAATCTGGATACAGCAAAAGCTCCGCTGACTGATTTCACCATTGGCATTGATTCAATTGATAATATGGTTGCAAAAATGCAAGAGCAGCCATGGCCGATCTATAAAATAAAAGTTGGGGTAGAAAATGATATTGAAATGGTAGCAGCATTACGCAAACATACAGATGCTATTTTCAGAGTTGATGCAAATGCTGGTTGGACATTGGAACAAGCAACACAAAAAATTCCTTTATTAAAAGATTTGGGTGTAGAATTTATTGAACAGCCATTGGCAAAAGATGATTGGGATGGGATGAAGGCATTGTTTGATGCTTCGCCGTTACCATTGATAGCTGATGAATCCTGTGTAAAGGAAAGCGATGTTGAAAAATGTTATCAGCATTTTCATGGAATTAATATAAAACTGACCAAATGCAGCGGTATTACTCCTGCTCGTAATATGATAAAGAGAGCACGGGAACTAAGCATGAAAGTGATGGTTGGTTGTATGAATGAAAGTTCCGTAGGTACAGGGGCTATTGCTCAGCTAGCACCACTATTAGATTATGTAGATATGGATGGGCCGCTATTGTTGTCGGAGGATATTGCTGAAGGGGTAAAATTCGATTTTGGCCGGATTCTATATACAGACTCCCCCGGATTAGGTGTGATTCCCGAGAATTTCTAA
- a CDS encoding 4-alpha-glucanotransferase — protein sequence MTVNFYLRFSTKYGQTLFVSGNCDALGNNDIAKAVPLYYFNNELWLAKVEFSEADLQGGSLQYKYIYRDDTGAEIIEWGDDREIDFEKSAAKEITVIDIWNHAGQVENAFFTQPFQQVLLHTATATKVPAPKTCTHELRVKAPLLKEDEMICIVGSNDTLGNWSTENPLLLSKNGNWWTIKLDLSDESFPVLYKYGVYGTTDKKLRFFEGGGNRILQGGTGKGKLTILHDGFAQLPFPNWKGAGVAIPVFSLRTNKSFGTGEFTDINLLVDWAKINGLKLIQLLPINDTTATHTWTDSYPYAAISAFALHPLFINLEKVAGTKKNATLKSLAEKQQQLNALPAVDYDAVMQIKFSVLKELYLLQKDEFLNDTKYFEFFDMNRHWLVPYAAFCYLRDKYKTSDYNQWATNSVYHENDIQELASPTQKHYDEIALHYFIQYHLHLQLKDATAYAHKNDIVVKGDLPIGIYRYGCDAWMAPDLYNMDAQAGAPPDDFAIKGQNWGFPTYNWKKMQEDGFAWWRQRFEQMSEYFDAFRIDHILGFFRIWSIPVNAVEGILGRFVPAIPVHISEFHQNGIAFNHQRYCTPFITESVLYEIFGTDDYHAKENFFNNYDGQWYLKDEFNTQRKVEAYFSHQPNDKFQEKIKFGLYDIISNIILIEEEGSNGQQFHFRINADHTTSFKYLDGYTQGKLKELYVNYFYVRQDDFWKKEALHKLPELKRSTNMLVCGEDLGMVPNCVPDVMQQLGMLSLEIQRMPKDSSKDFFHPADAPYLSVVTPSTHDMSTIRGWWEEDPAKTQRFYNNELGHYGASPFYCEAWINKEIVVQHLYSPAMWSIFQLQDILGISEKLRRDNPNDERINVPANPKHYWQYRMHMSLEDLIKEKEFNAEFGGLVKASGR from the coding sequence ATGACTGTGAACTTTTATCTCCGTTTCTCCACAAAGTACGGACAAACATTATTTGTATCAGGAAATTGTGATGCCTTAGGTAATAACGACATAGCTAAAGCTGTACCCCTATATTACTTTAACAATGAATTATGGCTGGCAAAAGTTGAGTTTTCCGAAGCCGATTTACAAGGGGGAAGCCTGCAATACAAATATATTTACAGAGATGATACGGGGGCTGAAATTATAGAATGGGGAGATGATAGAGAAATTGACTTTGAAAAATCCGCTGCTAAAGAAATTACGGTTATTGATATCTGGAATCATGCCGGGCAGGTAGAGAATGCTTTCTTTACACAGCCTTTTCAGCAGGTATTATTACATACTGCTACTGCAACTAAGGTACCTGCTCCAAAAACCTGTACACATGAGTTAAGAGTAAAAGCTCCTTTATTAAAGGAAGATGAAATGATCTGTATCGTTGGCAGTAATGATACATTGGGTAACTGGAGTACTGAAAACCCTTTATTACTTAGTAAAAATGGCAATTGGTGGACAATCAAATTAGATCTGTCTGACGAAAGTTTTCCGGTATTATATAAATATGGAGTGTATGGAACCACCGATAAAAAGTTAAGATTTTTTGAAGGCGGTGGTAACAGAATATTACAGGGAGGAACCGGAAAAGGTAAATTAACCATATTGCATGATGGGTTTGCTCAATTACCTTTTCCTAACTGGAAAGGCGCCGGGGTAGCGATTCCTGTCTTTAGTTTAAGAACGAATAAGAGTTTTGGAACCGGTGAATTCACCGACATTAATTTGTTGGTAGATTGGGCTAAAATAAACGGACTTAAATTAATTCAGTTGTTGCCTATCAATGATACCACGGCAACGCATACTTGGACAGACTCTTATCCTTATGCAGCTATCTCTGCATTTGCGCTGCATCCGCTTTTTATCAATCTGGAAAAAGTAGCTGGTACTAAAAAGAATGCAACATTAAAATCTCTGGCAGAAAAGCAACAACAACTAAATGCATTACCTGCAGTGGATTATGATGCCGTAATGCAGATCAAATTTTCTGTTTTGAAGGAATTGTATTTGTTGCAGAAAGACGAGTTTTTAAATGATACAAAATATTTTGAATTTTTTGATATGAACCGACACTGGTTGGTTCCGTATGCAGCTTTCTGTTATTTGAGAGATAAGTATAAAACGTCTGATTACAATCAATGGGCAACCAATAGTGTATATCATGAAAATGATATACAAGAACTGGCATCACCAACCCAAAAGCATTATGATGAAATTGCATTGCATTATTTTATTCAATACCATCTTCATCTGCAATTAAAAGATGCAACTGCCTATGCACATAAGAATGATATTGTAGTAAAAGGAGATTTGCCCATTGGTATTTACCGTTATGGTTGTGATGCCTGGATGGCACCTGATCTGTATAATATGGATGCACAGGCAGGAGCTCCGCCGGATGATTTTGCTATTAAAGGGCAGAACTGGGGTTTTCCTACATATAATTGGAAGAAAATGCAGGAAGATGGCTTTGCCTGGTGGCGTCAGCGTTTTGAGCAGATGAGTGAATATTTTGATGCGTTCAGAATTGATCATATACTTGGATTCTTCCGTATATGGAGTATTCCGGTTAATGCAGTGGAAGGCATTTTAGGAAGATTTGTTCCCGCTATACCCGTACACATCAGCGAATTTCATCAGAACGGTATTGCGTTTAATCATCAACGTTATTGCACTCCATTTATTACCGAATCTGTTTTATATGAAATTTTTGGTACAGATGATTATCATGCTAAAGAGAATTTTTTCAATAATTACGATGGGCAATGGTATCTCAAAGATGAGTTTAATACACAGCGTAAAGTAGAAGCTTATTTTAGTCATCAACCAAATGATAAATTTCAGGAGAAAATAAAATTCGGACTGTATGATATCATCAGCAATATAATTTTAATTGAAGAAGAAGGGTCAAATGGCCAGCAGTTCCATTTCAGGATCAATGCAGATCATACTACTTCATTCAAATATCTCGACGGGTATACTCAGGGAAAATTGAAAGAGTTGTATGTAAATTATTTTTATGTGAGACAGGATGATTTCTGGAAAAAAGAAGCGCTTCATAAATTACCCGAATTAAAACGCAGTACCAATATGTTGGTTTGTGGCGAAGACTTGGGTATGGTACCAAATTGTGTACCTGATGTAATGCAACAGTTGGGTATGCTGAGTCTTGAAATACAACGTATGCCGAAAGATTCGTCTAAAGATTTTTTCCATCCTGCTGATGCTCCTTATTTATCAGTTGTTACGCCATCAACGCATGATATGAGTACGATCAGGGGTTGGTGGGAAGAAGATCCTGCAAAAACACAACGTTTCTATAATAATGAATTGGGGCATTATGGCGCATCTCCTTTTTATTGCGAAGCATGGATCAATAAAGAAATAGTGGTGCAACATTTATACTCACCTGCTATGTGGAGTATTTTCCAGTTGCAGGATATTTTAGGTATCAGTGAAAAATTAAGAAGAGATAATCCTAATGATGAAAGGATCAATGTTCCTGCCAATCCTAAACATTACTGGCAATACAGGATGCATATGAGCCTGGAGGACCTGATCAAGGAAAAAGAATTCAATGCAGAGTTTGGCGGCTTGGTAAAGGCAAGCGGCAGATAA
- the tpiA gene encoding triose-phosphate isomerase, whose amino-acid sequence MMRKQIAAANWKMNLTLAQGEALLNDLFAIPTELGENQEAVLGIPFPYLTTVKDKLSGKQNIYIAAQNCYSKRSGAYTGEVSVEMLQSIGVDYVILGHSERREYFNESNSMLADKVNLCLEFGLKPIFCCGEALDIREAGTQNSYVETQLIESLFHLTPEQLTNFVIAYEPIWAIGTGKTASSEQAQEMHAHIRSVFAAKYGNAVADSISILYGGSVKAANAKEIFGQPDVDGGLVGGASLIAEEFAAIINSLKK is encoded by the coding sequence ATGATGAGAAAACAAATTGCAGCAGCAAACTGGAAAATGAATTTGACACTTGCACAGGGAGAAGCATTATTAAATGATCTTTTTGCCATTCCAACTGAGTTGGGTGAAAATCAGGAAGCTGTTCTGGGAATTCCATTTCCATATTTAACTACCGTAAAAGATAAATTAAGTGGTAAACAAAATATTTATATAGCTGCTCAAAATTGTTATAGCAAAAGATCGGGAGCATATACAGGAGAAGTAAGTGTGGAGATGCTGCAAAGCATAGGAGTGGATTATGTAATACTGGGTCACAGCGAAAGAAGAGAGTATTTTAATGAAAGCAATAGTATGCTCGCCGATAAGGTAAATCTTTGTCTGGAGTTTGGCCTAAAACCGATTTTTTGTTGTGGAGAGGCATTGGATATTCGTGAAGCCGGTACCCAAAACAGTTATGTAGAAACTCAATTGATAGAAAGTTTGTTTCACCTAACACCAGAACAACTTACGAATTTTGTGATAGCCTATGAGCCTATTTGGGCAATTGGTACAGGTAAAACAGCTAGTAGCGAACAAGCACAAGAAATGCATGCACATATACGCAGTGTATTTGCTGCTAAATATGGTAATGCAGTAGCAGATAGCATCAGCATTTTATACGGAGGCAGTGTAAAAGCAGCCAACGCCAAAGAAATATTTGGTCAGCCTGACGTAGACGGGGGATTAGTAGGCGGAGCCTCATTAATAGCAGAGGAATTCGCTGCTATTATTAACAGTTTAAAGAAGTAA
- a CDS encoding putative sugar nucleotidyl transferase, whose product MQIVFTDKNTGDSLYPFTATRSAADIRIGILTIREKWALILAALGYDKNENTLTFNSNIVPTKNYVELFGHLDHADIPVVHGADDIRVLQHPWDLFQFNDWALRKDFALITEGRSSQPISTTNKVINPEQIFIEDGAKVEYSILNASEGPIYIGKNAEVMEGAMIRGSFALCEGAVVKMGSKIYGATTVGPYCTVAGEIKNTILFGYSNKAHDGYLGDSVIGEWCNLGAGTTNSNVKNTASEVAVWFKPDMTYRKVGLKCGLLMGDYSRAAINTSFNTGTVVGVCCNIFAEGFPPKYIPDFTWGNDQYTFEKALQDIENWKRLKGKTITQNEKEILNELYNK is encoded by the coding sequence ATGCAGATAGTTTTCACTGATAAAAATACCGGCGATAGTTTGTATCCTTTTACTGCCACACGTAGCGCAGCGGATATCAGGATAGGTATTCTTACCATCAGAGAAAAATGGGCATTGATATTAGCTGCATTGGGGTATGATAAAAATGAAAATACGCTTACATTTAATTCCAATATCGTTCCAACAAAAAATTATGTAGAACTATTTGGTCATCTGGATCATGCTGATATTCCTGTAGTTCATGGAGCAGATGATATCAGGGTGCTACAGCATCCCTGGGATCTGTTTCAATTCAATGATTGGGCATTGCGAAAAGATTTTGCATTGATAACAGAGGGGAGAAGCTCTCAACCTATATCAACTACTAACAAAGTAATTAATCCCGAACAGATTTTTATTGAAGATGGTGCTAAAGTGGAGTACAGCATTTTAAATGCTTCCGAAGGTCCTATCTATATTGGTAAGAACGCTGAAGTAATGGAAGGGGCTATGATACGTGGCAGCTTTGCTTTGTGTGAAGGTGCTGTTGTAAAGATGGGCAGTAAGATATATGGAGCAACTACAGTTGGTCCTTACTGTACAGTAGCTGGTGAAATAAAAAACACTATTTTATTTGGATACAGTAACAAAGCTCATGACGGGTATTTGGGAGACAGTGTAATTGGTGAATGGTGTAATCTGGGAGCAGGGACAACTAATTCCAATGTAAAAAATACAGCATCCGAGGTGGCAGTATGGTTTAAGCCTGATATGACTTACAGAAAGGTGGGGTTAAAATGTGGTTTGCTTATGGGAGATTATAGCAGAGCTGCTATTAATACTTCATTTAATACGGGTACAGTGGTAGGTGTATGTTGTAATATTTTTGCAGAAGGATTTCCGCCAAAATACATACCTGATTTTACCTGGGGAAATGATCAGTATACATTTGAAAAGGCATTACAGGATATTGAGAACTGGAAAAGATTGAAAGGCAAAACGATCACTCAAAATGAAAAAGAAATTTTAAACGAACTTTATAATAAATAA
- a CDS encoding type B 50S ribosomal protein L31 codes for MKKELHPKNYRFVVFKDMSNGYQFLSRSTAESKETVVFEDGNEYPVIKLEISNTSHPFYTGKNVLVDTAGRIDKFKKRYAKKDN; via the coding sequence ATGAAAAAAGAATTGCACCCAAAAAATTACCGCTTTGTAGTTTTCAAAGATATGAGTAATGGATATCAGTTTTTAAGCCGTTCAACTGCTGAATCTAAAGAAACAGTAGTATTTGAGGATGGTAATGAATATCCGGTTATTAAATTGGAGATATCAAACACTTCACATCCTTTCTATACAGGTAAAAATGTATTGGTGGATACTGCAGGTCGTATCGATAAATTTAAAAAACGTTACGCAAAGAAAGATAACTAG
- a CDS encoding YajQ family cyclic di-GMP-binding protein: MPSFDFSSKVDLQTLDNAINTVNKEITNRFDFKGSHVVIDLNKKDFKVNLEADSEMKLDQIVDVMISRSIKQGLAGEIYDLSKEPYQSGKVVKKEVIVRNGIKQEDAKKIVKLIKDAGLKVQAAIMDDIIRVTGKKIDDLQDVIQASKSWNLGIALQVVNMKS; this comes from the coding sequence ATGCCTTCATTCGATTTTTCAAGTAAAGTAGATCTGCAAACTTTAGATAACGCTATAAATACAGTTAATAAAGAAATTACAAACAGGTTCGATTTTAAAGGATCTCATGTTGTGATCGATCTGAATAAAAAAGATTTTAAGGTAAATCTGGAAGCAGATAGCGAAATGAAATTAGATCAGATTGTAGATGTAATGATCAGTCGTAGTATCAAACAAGGGCTTGCCGGAGAGATATACGACCTGAGCAAAGAGCCTTACCAAAGTGGTAAAGTTGTTAAAAAGGAAGTGATCGTAAGAAACGGAATCAAACAGGAAGATGCAAAGAAAATAGTGAAACTTATTAAAGATGCAGGTCTGAAAGTACAGGCAGCCATTATGGACGATATCATCAGGGTTACCGGGAAAAAGATAGATGACCTGCAAGATGTAATTCAGGCTTCAAAATCCTGGAATCTTGGAATAGCCCTGCAAGTGGTGAATATGAAGAGCTGA